The following coding sequences lie in one Spirosoma sp. KUDC1026 genomic window:
- a CDS encoding sensor histidine kinase: protein MMTALRPARSIRFKIGLVFGATFFLGFTGAAGYLFSRVRTVLIDQDNRTLTDRASRLSERTSVYPLVIPLPDRGEVMALWFASGTFRKRLYKSPHFPADSSYLTAKSAVEIDTFRLTKFVRAADDGYGKLITVVGHSSRPLHRELRSIVVLLLLTLLGSIVVSGLSAWWLSGWLLRPLQSIITSAQSVSRAEQTTPIPIPDSGDELQELAETINQMLARIGQAVETQHTFFAAASHELRTPLSILRTEIEVAQHEAINDRERGFLHSQLNELRRLSRLVDDLLAMSQLRAGTLQLRTEPIDLDDLTLHLVERYQRAINERELYLSISLDETADQLAVRADLDKLTNVLLNLLDNAVKYATPATQLDLALNRENTQITWSLTNQTTAPLPDPDRLSREFYQADPQHDGYGLGLWISHQVMRLMGGTLQVSGTGGKFRTELRLPINEGSPSDGLPSN, encoded by the coding sequence ATGATGACCGCCTTACGTCCGGCCCGGAGCATTCGGTTTAAAATCGGGCTGGTTTTCGGTGCTACGTTTTTTCTGGGGTTTACCGGGGCCGCCGGATACCTCTTCAGCCGGGTGCGCACGGTACTGATTGATCAGGATAACCGCACGCTGACCGACCGGGCAAGCCGGCTTTCAGAGCGTACGTCGGTCTATCCACTGGTGATTCCCCTACCCGACCGGGGTGAGGTTATGGCCTTGTGGTTTGCCAGCGGTACATTCCGCAAACGTCTCTACAAGTCCCCACATTTCCCCGCGGATTCATCGTATTTGACGGCAAAAAGCGCGGTAGAAATCGACACGTTTCGACTAACAAAATTCGTGCGGGCAGCCGACGACGGATACGGCAAACTTATTACGGTAGTCGGGCACAGCAGTCGCCCCCTACATCGAGAATTGCGTAGTATAGTCGTGTTGCTATTGCTAACGTTATTGGGTAGCATCGTCGTATCGGGACTGAGCGCCTGGTGGCTGAGTGGCTGGTTGTTACGTCCGCTGCAATCGATCATTACCTCGGCACAATCAGTCAGTCGCGCCGAACAGACGACACCCATTCCGATTCCTGATTCCGGCGATGAGTTACAGGAGCTGGCCGAAACCATCAACCAGATGCTGGCCCGAATCGGGCAGGCAGTCGAAACGCAGCATACCTTTTTTGCCGCTGCCTCGCACGAGCTCCGAACGCCCCTGAGCATTCTTCGAACGGAAATCGAAGTCGCCCAGCACGAAGCCATTAACGATCGCGAGCGAGGATTTCTCCACAGCCAGCTCAATGAATTACGTCGACTCAGCCGACTGGTCGACGACCTGCTGGCGATGAGTCAGCTGCGGGCGGGGACCCTGCAATTACGCACCGAACCCATTGACCTTGACGACCTGACGCTCCATCTGGTCGAACGCTACCAACGAGCCATCAACGAGCGCGAATTGTATTTATCCATCTCACTCGATGAAACCGCCGATCAGCTAGCCGTTCGGGCCGATCTCGACAAGCTGACGAACGTACTGTTGAATCTGCTTGATAACGCCGTCAAATACGCTACCCCGGCCACCCAGCTCGACTTGGCGTTGAACAGGGAGAATACCCAAATCACCTGGTCATTAACGAATCAGACGACCGCCCCGCTCCCCGACCCTGATCGGCTAAGCCGCGAATTTTACCAGGCCGATCCCCAGCATGACGGATATGGGTTAGGCCTGTGGATTAGTCATCAGGTTATGCGACTGATGGGCGGCACGCTCCAGGTATCCGGAACCGGTGGAAAATTCAGGACCGAACTCCGGCTACCAATAAATGAGGGAAGCCCGTCAGACGGACTTCCCTCGAACTAA